The Garra rufa chromosome 23, GarRuf1.0, whole genome shotgun sequence genome includes a region encoding these proteins:
- the LOC141299670 gene encoding uncharacterized protein: MRTRLKKTNLGRPQGFQKKMDLTKTTKANKLALLHHLNESCPGLMVWAKSWKFSQPLPQPQESPCAFDWGQSWKFLNVQPSTDGKPWFNLGFDANNNMSSSDMFLWEKLSKAVDSECIQQDLVSPEWENSWIFTQKRKECHEKTNKSDCNKFTTLWRDQNEESALDWKESWRSTKPVKGDVSSDLIQPTTDEEKQPELSWNNSRKQLHMKSKTSNNSGWSESWRVAKTISKMETKSIQSQAKVPEEVRPDICSVIMHVSREMKHAIPWTDAQPSEWEKSWVTIKNLAEYKEEMNKEVEVRAETLKPDNFKQPTEHVKFDILALPRSQKRQEMLNFSEKVDWKDSWKMLKRQRREERALRNQRCSPSQFSQTLTEWADSWRITNLTLNQDSGLWQQGWSTNAQPRTMRRERENEDIPHNGPAGVRTWAESWRSTRRQHLLERQAAGISTQLVHQRAYARSLADWEQSWASSTHHQCNRPSMTAWNDSWRFSTLEDLQTEHAWFEKSMELIKASNPFRRALNSQRFKERSSSEWNDSWKVKKRFDGRGLKQLMKNEVLDWDNSWMFTSTEVYQRQDECYSHVMLKPVQIESRSEWGRSWKMSNPQPPKNIASWVDAKPKSFNAQELTLWSKHKHIYYLPSASPKDLKLKFWAKSWRFMKIELDSKHGKDGDESVIMIKTTKTRKEIDIDQQKPQMKRWSDAYKMAKTQPKRSFKSKSGNIDDEEMFAEWMESWKFSNDLKTCEPGNWKNSWKFLLDPNVPMNGPKTCKSR; this comes from the coding sequence ATGCGCACAAGGCTAAAAAAAACTAACCTCGGCAGGCCGCAAGGCTTCCAGAAGAAAATGGACTTGACAAAAACAACCAAAGCCAACAAACTGGCCTTGTTACACCATCTCAACGAAAGCTGCCCGGGGTTGATGGTTTGGGCAAAGTCTTGGAAGTTCTCACAACCTTTGCCGCAACCTCAAGAAAGCCCATGTGCATTCGACTGGGGGCAGTCATGGAAGTTTCTCAATGTTCAGCCAAGCACTGATGGTAAACCATGGTTTAATCTGGGGTTTGACGCCAACAACAATATGAGCTCCAGTGATATGTTTCTATGGGAGAAACTCAGCAAAGCTGTAGACTCTGAATGCATTCAACAAGACCTGGTCTCTCCAGAATGGGAAAACTCTTGGATATTCACTCAGAAAAGAAAAGAGTGTCATGAAAAGACAAATAAAAGTGATTGCAATAAATTTACCACCTTGTGGAGGGATCAAAATGAAGAAAGTGCATTAGACTGGAAAGAGTCCTGGAGGTCAACGAAGCCTGTAAAAGGAGATGTTAGTTCTGATTTAATCCAACCCACAACTGATGAGGAAAAACAACCTGAACTATCATGGAATAATTCTCGGAAGCAGCTTCATATGAAGTCTAAAACTTCAAATAATTCAGGTTGGAGTGAATCTTGGAGGGTTGCGAAAACCATTTCAAAAATGGAGACGAAGTCAATCCAATCTCAAGCAAAGGTGCCTGAGGAGGTGCGTCCCGACATCTGCAGTGTAATAATGCATGTGTCTAGAGAGATGAAGCACGCAATTCCATGGACGGATGCACAGCCATCCGAATGGGAAAAATCATGGGTGACTATAAAAAATCTGGCGGAGTATAAAGAAGAGATGAATAAAGAGGTGGAAGTGAGGGCTGAGACATTGAAACCAGACAATTTCAAGCAACCAActgaacatgtgaagtttgacaTACTTGCTTTGCCAAGAAGCCAGAAGCGACAAGAGATGCTTAACTTCTCTGAGAAAGTAGACTGGAAGGATTCTTGGAAGATGCTGAAACGCCAGCGTAGAGAGGAAAGAGCTTTGAGGAACCAAAGATGTTCACCTTCACAGTTCTCACAAACTCTTACCGAATGGGCTGATTCTTGGAGGATCACCAATTTAACTCTTAATCAAGATAGTGGTTTATGGCAGCAAGGTTGGTCCACCAATGCTCAGCCTAGAACTATGAGAAGAGAGCGAGAAAATGAAGATATTCCGCATAATGGACCAGCAGGGGTTCGCACCTGGGCCGAGTCATGGAGGTCTACGAGGCGTCAGCATCTTCTGGAAAGACAAGCGGCTGGTATATCAACCCAGTTGGTGCATCAGCGTGCGTATGCAAGATCTCTGGCGGACTGGGAACAATCGTGGGCGTCATCAACTCATCATCAATGTAATAGACCATCCATGACTGCATGGAATGATTCTTGGAGGTTCTCGACTTTGGAGGATCTCCAAACTGAACATGCATGGTTTGAGAAATCAATGGAACTCATAAAAGCATCAAATCCATTTAGGAGAGCATTGAATTCTCAGAGGTTCAAAGAACGAAGTTCAAGTGAGTGGAATGACTCGTGGAAGGTTAAGAAGAGATTTGATGGTCGTGGACTTAAGCAGCTAATGAAAAACGAAGTACTAGATTGGGATAATTCTTGGATGTTCACCAGCACAGAGGTTTATCAAAGACAAGATGAATGTTATTCTCATGTGATGCTTAAACCAGTGCAGATTGAGAGCAGGTCAGAGTGGGGTCGATCATGGAAGATGTCAAACCCACAACCACCAAAGAACATCGCCTCGTGGGTTGATGCAAAGCCGAAGTCATTCAATGCACAAGAGCTGACTCTTTGGTCCAAACACAAACACATCTATTATTTACCTTCTGCTTCGCCCAAAGACTTGAAGCTGAAATTCTGGGCCAAGTCCTGGAGGTTTATGAAGATAGAGCTTGACTCGAAGCACGGGAAGGATGGAGATGAATCTGTGATAATGATAAAGACTACAAAGACAAGAAAGGAAATAGATATAGATCAGCAGAAACCACAAATGAAGAGGTGGAGCGATGCTTATAAAATGGCGAAGACGCAACCAAAGCGTAGCTTTAAATCCAAATCCGGCAACATTGACGATGAAGAAATGTTTGCAGAATGGATGGAGTCTTGGAAATTCTCGAATGATTTAAAAACTTGTGAGCCTGGGAATTGGAAAAACTCTTGGAAGTTTCTCCTTGATCCAAACGTACCAATGAACGGCCCCAAAACTTGCAAGAGTCGGTGA